Proteins found in one Cetobacterium ceti genomic segment:
- the tsaB gene encoding tRNA (adenosine(37)-N6)-threonylcarbamoyltransferase complex dimerization subunit type 1 TsaB yields the protein MLVLAIDTCTKIGSVALVDSSEGLIGEININAKQNHSDLIMEAVDSLFKLTKKTVKDVDKIAVSIGPGSFTGIRIGVGIGKGLAYSLNKPIAGINELDLIGHNTGVRGEKVLAMIDARKERVFYGLYEFVNEELTLLGEYGAEELREILPKIDGKVLCLGDGALIYKNLIEEILGERALFNVGVNSLPRAGVLGELAFNKEDNLFTLEPYYVNKSQAEREKESRN from the coding sequence ATGTTGGTTTTAGCAATTGATACATGTACAAAAATAGGAAGTGTTGCTCTAGTAGATAGTTCAGAGGGACTTATAGGAGAAATAAATATAAATGCTAAACAAAACCATTCAGATTTAATAATGGAAGCTGTGGATAGTTTATTTAAATTAACTAAAAAAACAGTTAAAGATGTGGATAAAATAGCAGTATCTATAGGACCAGGGTCATTTACTGGAATAAGAATAGGAGTTGGAATTGGAAAGGGATTAGCATACTCTTTAAATAAACCTATAGCAGGAATTAATGAGCTAGATTTAATAGGTCATAATACAGGAGTAAGAGGAGAAAAAGTTCTAGCTATGATAGATGCTAGAAAAGAAAGAGTATTTTATGGACTATATGAATTTGTAAATGAGGAGCTTACTTTATTAGGAGAATATGGAGCAGAAGAGTTAAGAGAGATATTACCTAAAATAGATGGAAAAGTTCTATGTTTAGGAGATGGAGCACTTATTTATAAAAATTTAATAGAGGAAATATTAGGAGAAAGAGCATTATTTAATGTGGGAGTAAATTCATTACCTAGAGCTGGAGTTTTAGGAGAGTTAGCCTTTAATAAAGAGGATAATTTATTTACACTAGAGCCATATTATGTAAATAAATCTCAAGCTGAAAGAGAGAAGGAAAGTCGTAACTAA
- the tsaE gene encoding tRNA (adenosine(37)-N6)-threonylcarbamoyltransferase complex ATPase subunit type 1 TsaE, whose amino-acid sequence MEKILKFQEINDIAKKLGECVKSGEVVALIGDLGTGKTTFTKNFAKSFGIEENLKSPTFNYVLEYFDGKYPLYHFDVYRLSDAEEIYEIGYEDYINSDGVSLIEWADIIESELPKEYIEIKLDYADEDSRKISIKYIGNEKKEEELLKNVGFSN is encoded by the coding sequence ATGGAAAAAATTTTAAAATTTCAAGAGATAAATGATATAGCTAAAAAGTTGGGAGAATGTGTAAAATCTGGTGAAGTGGTAGCTTTAATAGGAGACCTAGGAACAGGAAAAACAACATTTACTAAAAATTTTGCTAAAAGTTTTGGAATAGAGGAAAATTTAAAAAGTCCAACATTTAATTACGTATTGGAATATTTTGATGGAAAATATCCTTTATACCATTTTGATGTATACAGATTATCAGATGCAGAAGAGATATATGAAATAGGATATGAAGATTATATAAATAGTGATGGAGTATCTTTAATTGAGTGGGCAGATATTATTGAAAGTGAGCTTCCAAAGGAATATATAGAGATTAAATTGGATTATGCAGATGAAGATAGTAGAAAAATTTCCATAAAATATATAGGAAATGAAAAGAAGGAAGAGGAGTTGTTGAAAAATGTTGGTTTTAGCAATTGA
- the rfaE2 gene encoding D-glycero-beta-D-manno-heptose 1-phosphate adenylyltransferase: MILRRDLAPTIVEELKKQGKKVVFTNGCFDILHVGHLTYLNEAKRQGDILIVGVNSDSSVKRLKGESRPINNEIDRGEMLCGLKAVDYTVIFHEDTPMELIDELKPSIHVKGGDYKKEDLPETKIVEKHGGEVRILGFVEGKSTTNIVKKIQG; encoded by the coding sequence ATGATTTTAAGAAGAGATCTAGCACCTACTATAGTTGAAGAATTAAAAAAACAAGGGAAAAAAGTTGTTTTTACCAATGGTTGTTTTGATATTTTACATGTGGGACATTTAACATATTTAAACGAAGCAAAAAGACAGGGAGATATTTTAATAGTTGGAGTAAATTCAGATAGTTCTGTAAAAAGACTAAAGGGAGAGAGTAGACCTATTAATAATGAAATAGATCGTGGAGAAATGCTTTGTGGATTAAAAGCTGTTGATTATACAGTGATTTTCCATGAGGATACACCAATGGAATTAATAGATGAATTAAAACCATCTATCCATGTTAAAGGGGGAGACTATAAAAAAGAGGATCTTCCTGAAACTAAAATAGTTGAAAAACATGGAGGAGAGGTTAGAATTTTAGGATTTGTAGAGGGGAAATCTACAACAAATATTGTAAAAAAAATTCAAGGTTAA
- a CDS encoding glycogen/starch/alpha-glucan phosphorylase gives MQDVRDKIISETLKNIKIDFTKRLHDANTFEIYQGISKTLLGYFAENWTKSNELYRKNRRVYYFSAEFLMGRSLGNSLVNLGLQEDVEGLLKDIGINYNEVEEAEADGGLGNGGLGRLASCFLDSMATLNLPGQGYGIRYKNGIFKQEIENGFQKEYPVNWIKYKIAWSIPKFSEEVIVEFTDMEVRAIPYDTPIIGYKTDNINTLRLWEAHPLEDLNIEAFNDQKYDEAVKCRNRVKDISRILYPNDSTSEGKKLRLRQQYFFVSASLQDIIRNFKKYNGGDFNNFSKYIAIQLNDTHPVVAIPELMRLLMDMEKLSWEESFKICNEVFSYTNHTILAEASEKWWVDFYKELIPRVYEIIVEMDKKWRGKLLELFPNDEGRRKDMVLIKDNMIQMAHMAIYTCHTVNGVAKLHSELLKYRELKNWAEIYPEKFQNKTNGITPRRWVAVSNKPLTKLINRLIGKKWIIHSEELKRLEEYGEHIDVLRRFLEIKNEKKKELGDFIRKTTGIEVNTDSIFDVQVKRIHEYKRQTLNILYILDLYFRLKEGKIREYYPTTFIFAGKAAPGYFRAKGIIKLINEVARIVNNDKDVNDKIKVVFIPDFKVSSGEKIYPAADVSVQISTAGKEASGTGNMKFMMNGAITLGTFDGANVEIVEEAGRENEYIFGLTVEEITTLEKEGYNPKEYYENVEGLKRAMDALVDGTLNDENSGMFKELYTSILEGADWHKPDQYFVLGDFQEFRTIRDKLNNDYRDKIEWAKKAWLNICNSGKFSSDRTIHDYAKEIWKIEPKRV, from the coding sequence ATGCAAGATGTTAGAGATAAAATTATTAGTGAAACACTAAAGAATATCAAAATTGATTTTACAAAAAGATTACATGATGCAAATACTTTTGAAATATATCAAGGAATTTCTAAAACTTTATTGGGATATTTTGCAGAAAATTGGACAAAATCCAATGAACTATATAGAAAAAATAGAAGAGTATATTATTTTTCAGCAGAATTTTTAATGGGAAGATCTTTAGGGAATAGTTTAGTAAACCTAGGTCTTCAAGAGGATGTGGAAGGACTTTTAAAGGATATTGGAATTAACTATAATGAAGTTGAAGAAGCAGAAGCTGATGGTGGATTAGGAAATGGTGGATTGGGAAGATTGGCCTCTTGTTTTTTAGATTCTATGGCAACACTTAATTTACCAGGACAAGGATATGGTATTCGTTATAAAAATGGGATTTTTAAACAGGAAATTGAAAATGGATTCCAAAAAGAATATCCTGTAAACTGGATAAAGTATAAAATAGCTTGGTCCATACCTAAATTTTCCGAGGAAGTAATTGTTGAATTTACTGATATGGAGGTAAGGGCAATACCCTATGATACACCTATAATAGGATATAAAACTGATAATATAAATACCCTTAGATTGTGGGAAGCTCATCCCTTAGAGGATTTAAATATTGAAGCTTTTAATGATCAAAAATATGATGAAGCTGTAAAGTGTAGAAATAGAGTAAAAGATATTTCTAGAATTTTATATCCAAATGATTCTACATCAGAAGGGAAAAAATTAAGACTTAGACAACAGTATTTTTTTGTTTCAGCTTCTTTACAAGATATAATAAGAAATTTTAAAAAATATAATGGTGGAGATTTTAATAATTTTTCAAAATATATAGCGATTCAATTAAATGATACCCATCCTGTGGTAGCTATTCCAGAACTTATGAGACTTTTAATGGATATGGAAAAATTATCTTGGGAAGAAAGCTTTAAAATATGTAATGAAGTATTTTCCTATACAAATCATACAATATTAGCAGAGGCATCTGAAAAATGGTGGGTAGATTTTTATAAGGAATTAATCCCTAGAGTTTATGAAATTATAGTTGAAATGGATAAGAAGTGGAGAGGGAAACTTTTAGAGCTATTTCCAAATGATGAAGGAAGAAGAAAAGATATGGTTCTTATTAAGGATAATATGATTCAAATGGCTCATATGGCAATATATACATGTCATACTGTAAATGGAGTGGCAAAACTTCACAGTGAATTATTAAAATATAGAGAACTTAAAAATTGGGCTGAAATATATCCTGAAAAATTTCAAAATAAAACAAACGGGATAACTCCTAGAAGATGGGTAGCTGTATCAAATAAACCTCTTACAAAATTAATAAATAGATTAATTGGTAAAAAATGGATTATTCACAGTGAAGAGTTAAAAAGATTAGAGGAGTATGGAGAGCATATAGATGTACTACGAAGATTTTTAGAAATTAAAAATGAAAAGAAAAAAGAGCTAGGAGACTTTATAAGAAAAACAACAGGAATAGAAGTAAATACAGATTCTATATTTGATGTACAAGTAAAAAGAATACATGAATACAAAAGGCAAACTTTAAATATTTTATATATTTTAGACTTATATTTTAGATTAAAAGAGGGAAAAATAAGGGAATATTATCCGACCACTTTTATTTTTGCAGGGAAAGCAGCTCCTGGGTATTTTAGAGCAAAGGGAATTATAAAACTTATAAACGAAGTGGCAAGAATTGTAAATAATGATAAAGATGTAAATGATAAAATAAAAGTTGTGTTTATTCCTGACTTTAAGGTTTCGTCTGGGGAAAAAATATATCCAGCAGCAGATGTATCTGTACAAATTTCAACGGCGGGAAAGGAAGCTTCAGGAACGGGGAATATGAAGTTTATGATGAATGGAGCAATAACTTTAGGAACATTTGATGGAGCTAATGTGGAAATTGTAGAGGAAGCTGGAAGGGAAAATGAATATATTTTTGGACTAACTGTGGAAGAGATAACAACTTTAGAAAAAGAGGGATATAATCCAAAAGAGTATTATGAAAATGTAGAAGGACTAAAAAGAGCTATGGATGCTTTGGTAGATGGAACTTTAAATGATGAAAATAGTGGAATGTTTAAGGAACTATACACATCTATTTTAGAAGGGGCTGATTGGCATAAGCCAGATCAATATTTTGTGTTAGGAGATTTTCAAGAATTTAGAACCATAAGAGATAAGTTAAATAATGATTATAGAGATAAAATAGAGTGGGCTAAAAAAGCTTGGTTAAATATTTGTAATAGTGGAAAATTTTCATCTGATAGAACAATACATGATTATGCAAAGGAAATTTGGAAAATAGAACCGAAAAGAGTATAA
- the upp gene encoding uracil phosphoribosyltransferase has protein sequence MAVIEINHPLIQHKMTYLRNKDTDTKTFRENLNEIAKLMTYEVTKSLPVDEVIVETPLMKTTGHVLQDKAIAVVPILRAGLGMVDGIVSLVPTAKIGHIGVYRNEETLEPTYYYCKLPVDIQERKVILVDPMLATGGSAIYAIDYLKNAGVKDIVFMCLVAAPEGIAKVLQTHPDVSIYTAKIDQGLNEHGYIYPGLGDCGDRIFGTK, from the coding sequence ATGGCAGTTATAGAAATTAATCATCCGTTAATTCAACATAAGATGACATATCTAAGAAACAAGGATACGGATACAAAGACATTTAGAGAGAACTTAAACGAAATCGCAAAGCTTATGACTTACGAGGTAACTAAGAGCTTACCAGTTGACGAGGTTATAGTAGAAACACCGTTAATGAAGACAACAGGACACGTTTTACAGGATAAAGCTATTGCAGTTGTACCTATTTTAAGAGCTGGACTAGGAATGGTAGATGGAATTGTTTCATTAGTTCCAACAGCTAAAATAGGACATATTGGAGTTTACAGAAATGAAGAAACTCTAGAGCCTACATATTATTACTGCAAATTACCTGTGGATATTCAAGAGAGAAAAGTAATATTAGTAGATCCAATGTTAGCAACAGGTGGATCAGCAATTTATGCTATTGATTATTTAAAAAATGCAGGTGTAAAAGACATTGTATTTATGTGTTTAGTAGCAGCTCCTGAAGGAATAGCAAAAGTATTACAAACACACCCTGACGTATCAATTTATACGGCTAAAATTGACCAAGGTCTAAATGAACATGGATATATTTATCCAGGTTTAGGAGATTGTGGAGACAGAATTTTCGGAACTAAATAA
- the rpmE gene encoding 50S ribosomal protein L31: MRKGIHPAYNTITVECTCGEKFETRSTYAKGDELKIAVCSKCHPFYTGKAKFIDAAGRVEQFNKRFGLKK, from the coding sequence ATGAGAAAAGGAATACATCCTGCATACAACACAATCACTGTTGAGTGTACTTGTGGAGAAAAATTTGAAACTAGATCAACTTACGCTAAGGGAGACGAGCTTAAAATAGCTGTTTGTTCAAAGTGTCACCCATTCTATACTGGAAAAGCTAAGTTTATTGATGCTGCTGGAAGAGTAGAGCAATTCAATAAGAGATTTGGATTAAAGAAGTAA
- a CDS encoding ribonuclease H family protein — translation MGKKFYAYVLIEENSNGIVDSWDLCKEIITGKKTRYKSFKKLEEAKDWLSKGGVYEDKKALKEELKKSLREGVFFDAGTGRGIGVEVRVTDIKGLSYLPKHLPSNMVNEFGNFLAPDYSTNNYGELIGLFLAIDIALKENLKEIFGDSKLVIDYWSKGAFKKDNLNDKTVSLIEKVILKRKNFESLGGKISHVSGDINPADLGFHK, via the coding sequence ATGGGGAAAAAATTTTATGCTTATGTTTTAATAGAAGAAAATTCCAATGGGATTGTTGACTCTTGGGATCTTTGTAAAGAAATAATAACTGGGAAAAAAACCCGTTATAAATCCTTTAAAAAGTTAGAAGAAGCTAAAGATTGGCTTTCTAAAGGTGGAGTATACGAAGATAAAAAAGCCTTAAAAGAGGAGCTAAAAAAATCTCTTAGGGAAGGGGTTTTCTTTGATGCTGGTACTGGAAGAGGAATAGGCGTTGAAGTTCGTGTAACAGATATAAAAGGTCTTTCCTATTTACCAAAACATCTACCTTCTAATATGGTTAATGAATTTGGCAATTTTTTAGCACCAGATTATAGTACCAATAACTATGGGGAGTTAATTGGTCTTTTTTTAGCCATAGACATAGCTTTAAAAGAAAATTTAAAGGAAATTTTTGGAGATAGTAAATTAGTCATAGATTACTGGTCAAAGGGAGCTTTTAAGAAAGATAATTTAAATGACAAAACTGTCTCTTTAATTGAAAAAGTAATATTAAAAAGGAAAAATTTTGAAAGTTTAGGTGGTAAAATTTCCCATGTATCAGGTGATATCAATCCCGCAGATCTAGGCTTTCATAAATAA
- a CDS encoding YwaF family protein: protein MEKFLVFSSTHFYYLGGYFFLVLIGLLIASFFQNKKTVARFIAFLVLILKCSELYYRHVVFKETYITMLPLHLCNLTLIITLLAMIFQAKFLFQVVYFWAPGAIFALLTPEITYKFPNLWSISFFITHFYLIFAVFYEMIYFKFKPTKSGLIGSFIFLNIMAFIVYFINIKLGTNYLYINHLPDFKSPLNHFGPWPYYILVTEGIYLFISLIIYLPFKEKKFLRKHY, encoded by the coding sequence ATGGAAAAGTTTTTAGTTTTTAGCTCCACACATTTTTATTATTTAGGTGGATACTTTTTTTTAGTTTTAATCGGTTTATTAATTGCTAGTTTTTTTCAAAATAAAAAAACTGTGGCTCGTTTTATTGCCTTTTTAGTTTTAATTTTAAAATGTAGTGAACTATACTATAGGCATGTGGTTTTTAAGGAAACATATATAACCATGCTTCCACTCCATCTTTGTAATTTAACCTTGATAATAACCTTATTAGCCATGATTTTTCAGGCTAAATTTTTATTTCAAGTAGTTTATTTTTGGGCTCCAGGTGCAATTTTTGCCCTTTTAACCCCTGAGATAACTTATAAATTTCCAAATCTTTGGAGTATTAGTTTTTTTATTACACATTTTTATTTAATTTTTGCAGTTTTCTATGAAATGATTTATTTTAAATTCAAGCCTACAAAAAGTGGTTTAATCGGGTCCTTTATATTTTTAAATATTATGGCTTTTATAGTTTATTTTATTAATATTAAACTTGGAACTAACTATTTATATATAAATCATCTTCCTGATTTTAAATCACCACTTAATCATTTTGGTCCGTGGCCATATTATATTTTAGTCACTGAAGGTATCTATTTATTTATTTCTCTTATTATTTATTTACCTTTTAAAGAAAAAAAATTCTTAAGAAAACATTATTAA
- a CDS encoding IMPACT family protein — protein sequence MKTIEREVVIEFEERKSKFIGYAKPVQSKIEAEEFIMSIRNRHRDATHNCSAYKVIDNGQEYFKVDDDGEPSGTAGKPMGEIINYMEVDNVAVVATRYFGGIKLGAGGLVRNYAKTAKLALIEGNIIDFISKKNYLLDFSYDKIGEIDSILNDEDIENKDFNERVTYRVKIAEDVYKKLKDMKDIIIIDL from the coding sequence ATGAAAACAATTGAAAGGGAAGTTGTTATTGAATTTGAAGAAAGAAAATCAAAATTTATAGGATATGCTAAACCTGTGCAAAGTAAAATAGAAGCAGAGGAGTTTATTATGTCCATTAGAAATAGACATAGGGATGCAACTCATAATTGTAGTGCCTATAAGGTGATAGACAATGGACAGGAGTATTTTAAGGTTGATGATGATGGCGAGCCTAGTGGGACTGCAGGAAAACCCATGGGAGAGATTATAAACTATATGGAAGTAGATAATGTAGCTGTAGTTGCCACACGTTACTTTGGAGGAATAAAGTTAGGAGCAGGGGGCCTTGTAAGAAATTATGCAAAAACTGCAAAACTAGCCCTAATTGAGGGAAATATTATAGACTTTATAAGTAAAAAAAATTATCTTTTAGATTTTTCCTATGATAAAATAGGAGAGATTGATAGTATTTTAAATGATGAAGATATAGAAAATAAAGATTTTAATGAAAGAGTAACCTATCGGGTAAAAATTGCAGAAGATGTTTATAAGAAATTAAAAGATATGAAAGATATAATAATAATAGATTTATAA
- a CDS encoding site-2 protease family protein, translating into MGNFFQEFKDANKNMTPLSKLALIGAFIFLFLRLNLERVFQINTGVEIIILIFSLVLHELGHGFMAYFCGDQTAKIYGRLSLNPLKHLDPVGTLFPILMILIGSPMVIGWAKPVPVNYRGFKNGRVGEFLVAISGALMNFILVIIGAILFREFRFSSDFILLNGLEYLITINIILGIFNLLPIPPLDGSRVIGSFLSGRNREVIFDYDRFGILIVIFLGYFGILNKILGPIYITLINLINYYIAM; encoded by the coding sequence ATGGGCAATTTTTTTCAAGAATTTAAGGATGCAAATAAAAATATGACTCCTTTGAGCAAACTAGCTTTAATAGGAGCTTTTATCTTTTTATTTTTAAGATTAAATTTAGAAAGAGTTTTTCAAATTAACACAGGAGTAGAGATAATTATACTAATTTTTTCTCTAGTTTTACATGAATTAGGACATGGATTTATGGCTTATTTTTGTGGAGATCAAACTGCAAAAATATATGGGAGATTATCTTTAAATCCACTTAAACATTTGGATCCTGTAGGAACTTTATTTCCAATTTTAATGATTTTAATAGGATCTCCTATGGTAATTGGATGGGCTAAACCTGTACCAGTTAATTATAGAGGTTTTAAAAATGGAAGAGTAGGAGAATTCTTAGTTGCCATTTCTGGTGCTCTTATGAATTTTATTTTAGTTATAATTGGAGCAATTTTATTTAGGGAATTTAGATTTTCAAGTGACTTTATACTTTTAAATGGACTTGAATATTTAATTACTATAAATATTATTTTAGGAATATTTAATTTACTTCCAATACCACCTTTAGACGGGTCTAGAGTAATAGGAAGTTTTTTAAGTGGAAGAAATAGAGAAGTAATTTTTGATTATGATAGATTTGGAATTTTAATAGTTATTTTTTTAGGATATTTTGGAATTTTAAATAAAATTTTAGGACCTATTTATATAACTTTAATTAATTTAATAAATTATTATATAGCTATGTAG
- a CDS encoding ComEC/Rec2 family competence protein, giving the protein MIDIYLIGIEILLLGILFKYLSFFYVGLFSVIIIYFNFIFYGKRGGILSLVLLVFIFNYEKNIFKDEVILEKNYIVKAFVENGRGKVEKIDGKYLHGGIYIYTNGISDGYREIQGKFIEKIDHKYLQEYYFQGEKYKIVKENFIREFLKYKSEKLLENYSYKLKNFYFGVILGDKSNLDYETVKKFRKQGLSHILVISGLHMGIIMGIIKYIVSKFKLKREVSNSIVLFFLTLYVIGIGAYPSVLRAYIMGGIYLLGNIFYEKNDSKKTIFIGYIISISLFPHWIWNISTLLSYTAVGIILYIYPKIPTIKCNKKIYMYLYKHLTLILTLQIFMCPIYIYFFKNIPILTFIPNFFILPIGTIFILLGFLSLFLSLIGGGIILMPFTNITFQVMIYLIEVLDYIPYLTLEI; this is encoded by the coding sequence ATGATAGATATATATTTAATTGGAATAGAAATATTACTTTTAGGGATACTTTTTAAGTATCTCTCTTTTTTTTATGTGGGGTTATTTTCAGTAATTATAATATATTTTAATTTTATATTTTATGGAAAAAGAGGTGGAATTTTAAGTTTAGTTTTACTAGTATTTATTTTCAATTATGAAAAAAATATTTTTAAAGATGAGGTAATTTTAGAAAAAAATTATATAGTAAAAGCATTTGTAGAAAATGGGAGGGGAAAAGTTGAAAAAATAGATGGTAAATATTTACATGGAGGAATCTATATTTATACAAATGGAATATCTGATGGATATAGGGAAATACAAGGAAAGTTTATTGAAAAAATAGATCATAAATATTTACAAGAGTATTATTTTCAAGGGGAAAAATATAAAATAGTTAAAGAAAATTTTATAAGAGAATTTTTAAAATATAAAAGTGAAAAACTATTGGAAAATTATTCATATAAATTAAAAAATTTCTATTTTGGAGTGATTCTTGGAGATAAAAGTAATTTAGATTATGAAACTGTAAAAAAATTTAGAAAACAAGGACTTTCCCATATTTTAGTTATATCTGGACTACATATGGGAATAATTATGGGAATCATAAAATATATAGTTTCAAAATTTAAATTAAAAAGAGAAGTTTCAAATAGTATAGTTTTATTTTTTTTAACTTTATATGTTATAGGTATAGGAGCTTATCCCTCTGTATTAAGGGCTTATATTATGGGAGGAATATATTTATTGGGAAATATTTTTTATGAGAAAAATGATAGCAAAAAAACTATTTTTATAGGGTATATTATTTCTATAAGCTTATTCCCCCATTGGATATGGAATATATCTACCCTATTATCCTATACAGCTGTTGGAATAATTTTATATATTTATCCAAAAATTCCTACAATAAAATGTAATAAAAAAATTTATATGTATTTGTATAAACATTTAACCTTAATTTTAACCTTACAAATATTTATGTGCCCTATTTATATTTATTTTTTTAAAAATATACCTATATTAACTTTTATTCCTAATTTTTTTATTTTACCCATAGGGACTATATTTATACTTTTAGGATTTTTAAGTTTATTTTTATCCCTAATAGGAGGAGGAATAATACTAATGCCTTTTACAAATATAACCTTTCAAGTGATGATATATTTAATAGAGGTACTAGATTATATACCTTATTTGACTTTAGAAATCTAA
- a CDS encoding MFS transporter: MEKRLPKNIQIFYGLGVSYAIVDQIFAQWILYFYLPPETSGLKPIMAPILISVALAISRVVDMITDPLVGFISDKYNGKWGRRIPFIAFGAIPLSLATVGFFYPPIGNNTLTFIYLALIGSTFFTFYTIVGAPYNALIPEIGHTSEERLNLSTWQSVFRLLYTAIAMILPGILIKIIGHGNTLVGIRGMVIILSILSGAGAYITVFLVPEKKYSIPVDKVPKFKDSFKFIIKDRSFIYYLLGLLFFFVGFNSLRAIMNYYVEDIMGYGKSTITIVSALLFGVAALFFYPINLLSKKYGYRKIMLVSLGLLFFLTLSLIGLGRVIPNKFGFAIFALLGIPISGAAFIFPPAMMSDISERLSRESENRIEGVCFGIQGFFLKMAFLISIAALPIILVIGGLGEVTNKGIYMAAIFSAFSFVISFFFYFKYKE; encoded by the coding sequence ATGGAAAAAAGATTACCAAAAAATATACAGATATTTTATGGATTAGGAGTTAGTTATGCCATTGTGGATCAAATTTTTGCCCAGTGGATTTTATACTTTTATTTACCTCCTGAAACATCGGGATTAAAACCAATAATGGCACCTATTTTAATTTCCGTAGCTTTGGCAATATCTAGAGTTGTGGATATGATAACAGATCCTTTAGTAGGATTTATTTCAGATAAGTATAATGGAAAATGGGGGAGAAGAATTCCATTTATAGCATTTGGTGCTATACCACTATCATTGGCAACTGTGGGATTTTTTTATCCACCAATTGGAAATAATACTCTTACATTTATATATTTAGCTTTAATAGGATCAACATTTTTTACTTTTTATACAATAGTAGGAGCTCCTTACAATGCTTTAATACCAGAAATTGGTCACACTTCAGAGGAGAGATTAAACTTATCAACTTGGCAATCTGTATTTAGATTATTATATACTGCAATTGCTATGATATTGCCTGGAATACTTATAAAAATAATAGGTCATGGGAATACACTAGTAGGAATAAGAGGAATGGTAATAATTTTAAGTATATTATCTGGAGCGGGAGCTTATATAACTGTATTTTTAGTTCCAGAAAAAAAATATTCAATACCTGTGGATAAAGTTCCTAAATTTAAAGATTCATTTAAGTTCATTATAAAAGATAGATCATTTATATATTACTTATTGGGACTTTTATTTTTCTTTGTTGGATTTAATAGTTTAAGAGCGATTATGAACTATTATGTAGAGGATATTATGGGTTATGGAAAATCGACTATAACAATAGTTTCAGCTCTTTTATTTGGAGTAGCAGCCTTATTTTTCTACCCAATAAATCTTTTATCTAAAAAATATGGATATAGAAAAATAATGTTAGTATCCTTAGGACTTTTATTCTTTTTGACTTTATCTCTTATTGGATTAGGAAGGGTAATACCTAATAAATTTGGTTTTGCTATATTTGCTCTTTTAGGAATTCCAATATCAGGAGCAGCTTTTATTTTTCCACCTGCTATGATGAGTGATATAAGTGAGAGATTAAGTAGAGAGAGTGAAAATAGAATAGAGGGGGTTTGTTTTGGAATTCAGGGATTCTTTTTGAAAATGGCCTTTTTAATATCCATAGCAGCACTACCTATAATATTAGTAATAGGAGGTTTAGGAGAGGTAACTAATAAGGGAATTTATATGGCAGCAATTTTCTCTGCTTTTTCCTTTGTAATTTCATTTTTCTTTTATTTTAAATATAAGGAGTAA